One segment of Danio aesculapii chromosome 3, fDanAes4.1, whole genome shotgun sequence DNA contains the following:
- the LOC130221808 gene encoding LOW QUALITY PROTEIN: sterol regulatory element-binding protein 1-like (The sequence of the model RefSeq protein was modified relative to this genomic sequence to represent the inferred CDS: inserted 1 base in 1 codon; deleted 1 base in 1 codon), which translates to MSGGTILTTVPLVVDTEKLPINRIAISGKPGCQPHKGEKRTAHNAIEKRYRSSINDKILELKDLVAGTEAKLNKSAVLKKAIEYIRYLQQSNQKLKQENMALKMNIQKNKSLKDLVTMEVDVKPEIPTPPASDVGSPQSSGPYSQHSSDSEPDSPMAEDSKAVVERAGGMLDRSRMALCAFTLLFLSFNPLASLLCGGWSSAGASVAGNAAGRSMLAVPDSGESWGWMDWMLPTLLVWLLNGVLVAGVLIRLLVYGEPVTRPHSESSVLFWRHRKQADLDLARGDFAQASQNLRTCLKALGRPLPTSQLDLACAVLWSALRLCLQRLWVGRWLASRAGMLRPDRXLQEDNCKSCRDAALVYHRLHQLHMTGKLGGSHLSAIHMALSALNLAECAGDCLPVATLAEIYVSAALRVKTSLPRLLHFTTRVFLSSARQACLSPSGSVPPAMQWLCHPLGHRFFVDEDWTIRSTPKESIYSQAGNSVDPLAQVTQAFREHLLEKALYCVAQPRGDKSLADGDGEFSDALEYLQLLTSAADGSRSHTTQSFAIGSNMATVTGCDPHSKWWSSMVVVVINWLQGEDAAAEETLPSGGALPRSLQSAESPLPKACVNVFKAVRTLLAKPESQQLSLSYCERASVLFRDSLNLGPHCSANTLDKLVQLLLCDLLLVTRTNVWRDQQICSSSPTAAASPAELQGFQQDLSSLRRLAHSFRPATRRLFLHEATARLMAGASPTRTHQLLDRSLRRRATPGARIEECELHPGQREQAEAVMLACRFLPPSFLSAPGQRVGMLVDAARTLEKLGDKRTLHDCQQMIIKLGSGTTVTST; encoded by the exons ATGAGTGGAGGCACCATCCTGACCACTGTCCCTCTGGTGGTGGACACAGAAAAGCTGCCCATCAACCGTATCGCCATCAGTGGGAAACCAGGCTGCCAACCACACAAGGGCGAGAAACGCACCGCTCACAACGCCATCGAGAAACGCTACCGATCCTCCATCAACGACAAGATTTTAGAGCTCAAAGACCTGGTGGCTGGAACTGAAGCTAAG CTCAATAAGTCTGCGGTGTTGAAGAAAGCCATCGAGTACATCCGATACCTTCAGCAGTCCAACCAGAAGCTGAAGCAGGAGAACATGGCCCTCAAAATGAACATCCAGAAGAACA AGTCTCTGAAGGATCTGGTGACCATGGAGGTGGACGTGAAGCCAGAAATCCCCACTCCCCCAGCTTCAGACGTGGGCTCTCCTCAATCCAGCGGCCCATACTCACAGCACAGCAGCGACTCGGAGCCCGACAGCCCCATGGCGGAGGACAGCAAG GCAGTGGTGGAGAGGGCTGGAGGGATGCTGGACCGCTCCCGCATGGCTCTGTGCGCCTTTACTCTGCTGTTTCTGTCCTTTAACCCACTGGCGTCACTGCTGTGTGGAGGATGGAGCAGCGCTGGAGCCTCGGTGGCGGGAAACGCTGCAGGGAGGAGCATGCTGGCCGTACCGGACTCAG gcgAGTCGTGGGGCTGGATGGACTGGATGTTGCCCACTCTTCTGGTGTGGCTGCTGAACGGTGTGCTGGTGGCTGGAGTTCTGATCCGGCTGCTGGTGTATGGAGAACCAGTGACCAGACCTCACTCCGAGTCCTCCGTCCTCTTCTGGAGACACCGCAAACAGGCAGATCTGGACCTGGCCAGA GGTGATTTTGCGCAGGCGTCCCAGAACCTGAGGACGTGTCTGAAGGCTCTGGGTCGTCCTCTGCCCACGTCTCAGCTGGATCTGGCCTGTGCGGTGCTGTGGTCGGCACTACGTCTGTGTCTGCAGAGACTGTGGGTCGGCCGCTGGTTAGCCTCGCGAGCCGGAATGCTGAGACCGGATC CCCTGCAGGAGGACAACTGCAAGAGCTGCCGCGACGCTGCGCTGGTCTACCACCGCCTGCACCAGCTGCACATGACCG GTAAGCTGGGAGGAAGCCACCTTTCTGCGATCCACATGGCTTTGAGTGCCCTCAATCTGGCCGAGTGTGCTGGAGACTGCCTCCCTGTGGCCACACTGGCCGAAATCTATGTGTCTGCAGCCCTACGGGTCAAAACTAGCCTGCCCCGCCTGCTGCACTTCACTACT cgAGTGTTTTTGAGTAGCGCGCGTCAGGCCTGTCTGTCCCCGAGCGGCAGCGTCCCGCCGGCCATGCAGTGGTTGTGTCACCCTCTGGGTCACCGCTTCTTCGTGGACGAGGACTGGACCATCCGCAGCACCCCAAAGGAGAGCATCTACAGCCAGGCCGGAAACTCAG TTGACCCATTGGCTCAGGTGACCCAGGCGTTTCGAGAGCATCTGCTGGAGAAGGCGCTATACTGTGTGGCTCAACCCAGAGGAGACAAGAGCCTCGCTGATGGagacgg TGAGTTCTCGGACGCTCTTGAATACCTGCAGTTGTTGACCAGTGCCGCAGACGGCAGCCGGAGCCACACAACACAATCCTTCGCC ATCGGCTCCAACATGGCCACCGTCACAG GCTGTGACCCGCACTCTAAGTGGTGGTCCTCAATGGTGGTGGTGGTCATTAATTGGCTGCAGGGAGAGGACGCGGCGGCCGAGGAGACTTTACCCAGCGGTGGAGCATTACCACGCAGCCTGCAGTCCGCAGA gagtCCTCTCCCGAAAGCGTGTGTGAACGTGTTCAAAGCGGTGCGCACCCTGCTGGCCAAACCTGAGAGTCAGCAGCTGAGCCTGAGCTACTGCGAGAGAGCCAGTGTTCTGTTCAGAGACAGCCTGAACCTCGGCCCGCACTGCAGCGCCAACACACTCGACAAG ctggtGCAGCTGCTGCTGTGTGATCTCCTCCTGGTGACGAGGACAAACGTGTGGCGTGATCAGCAGATCTGCAGCTCCTCCCCGACAGCTGCAGCGTCTCCGGCTGAACTGCAGGGATTCCAGCAGGACCTGAGCTCACTGCGCAGACTAGCACACAGCTTCAGACCCGCCACACgcagg ttgttCCTGCATGAAGCCACAGCGCGACTAATGGCAGGAGCCAGTCCAACACGCACACACCAGCTGCTGGACCGCAGTCTGCGCCGCCGCGCCACTCCTGGAGCCAGAatag AAGAGTGCGAGCTTCATCCTGGTCAGCGTGAGCAGGCGGAGGCAGTGATGCTGGCGTGTCGGTTTCTGCCTCCATCTTTTCTGTCGGCTCCTGGGCAGAGGGTGGGCATGCTGGTGGACGCCGCGCGCACACTGGAGAAACTGGGAGACAAACGCACACTACACGACTGCCAGCAGATGATCATCAAACTGGGCAGCGGCACCACCGTCACctccacctga